The region CAGACATTGATCATCACCCAACCGACGATCAGTGCCACCAAAAGCACGATCATGATCACGGCGATAGTAATCGGCAGGCCTAAGCGGCGACGGCTGGACATATTTCGTAGCGAACTCGCGGAGCAAAACCTCGTTCAGGACGCCTGCCATTATAACGCGAAAACTGCCAGAGCCGAGATCATCCTGGCACACCGCCAACACGAGTAAATCAATGTTCGGCCAGGCTTACCCGGTTGATGCGAAAATCGGTCCTTCGTTTTACGATAAAGAGAGCTTAACCTCGGTAAGTCGAGGAGAGGGAATAGCCACAGAGATCACAGAGGGCACGGAGAGAAGAGGAACATGATCAATTTGACTCACGTTGGCACGGGTGGTCCGGGTTTGTAAACCCGGATGGCCGAAGGCCACAAGAGGCAGATAAATCGCGGCACGAAGCTGATGGAGGCCTCTATTTACTAAAACTCAAACGATCAGCCTCTTGTCGGCTGCGCCGATCCGGGTTTACAAACCCGGACCACCCATCGTCGGAAAACGTATGCGAAAGTTTGCTGTCATTTTGTTCTGCATAGCGACCCTGGCGATGTGCTGGCTGGGAATGATGGCGGTGCATGAACTGGGGCATGTCGTTGGGGCGGTTCTCAGTGGCGGAACGGTGACTAAGGTGGTTCTCAGCCCTCTTGCCATTTCGCGAACAGATGTTTCGCCAAACCCTTATCCAGGCTTCGTCGTCTGGCTCGGGCCACTGTTGGGATGCGTCTTACCGCTGGCCGCGTGGAGTCTCGTTCCACGATCTTGGACCTGGCCGCGAGGCATTGCGCAGTTCTTTGCGGGGTTCTGCTTGATTGCCAACGGAGCGTACATCGGGCTGGGCTCCTTCGAACAAATCGGCGATTGCCGCGAGATGCTGCGAACCGGATCTCCAGTTTGGACGTTGTGGCTCTTCGGTTTCATCACCACCCCGACAGGCTTCTGGCTGTGGCACCGGATGGTTTCGCCGCGGCAATTGTTGAAAGATCCAATTGCCAGCGACAGCACCGAAACCATCAAGGAAGAGTAACGCTGGCCAGCTTTCCCAATTAACTTGGGTAGCCCATGGTTGCTTGCAACCTGGGGAGGCGCAGCCGAATGGAGGTATTAGTTTACGGTTGACCTGATCGAAAGACCTCGATTCGCTTCGCTCCCCAGTTTGCAAGCAAACCGGGCTACCCGATGGGGAGGCGCAGCCGAATCGGAAGTTTCGCTGTGAACTTGATCGCGAAAACCTCAAACCAACCTGGCCGCTTCCCTTAGAACTTCACGCTAAGATGCCAGGCGATGCCTGCCTGGGAAGCTTGAACGAGTGTTTCTTTCCAACGTTCCAATTCCGAAAGTATCTTATCGGAATCGGGAATCGTGGCCGGGTGATCTTGCAGATAGTCGCGCAGGGCAACGACGGTTTGCAGGCCTTGCAGGGGATTGAACCAAGACTCGCCGGGCAGGTCGAGTTCGCTCGTGTCGAGCCCCTCAGAGGCGAGCAGTTCTAGCGCGCTGTCAGGCGACTGGCTTTTGAATTCGGTCAACGGGACGACGCCTAGCTTGCGGGCCAAGCGTCCCAGTGCGACCTCCGACTTGGCGATCGCGTTCGCCGACGCAGGCTGTTCGCCTGATATTTTCCGATGCAATACGATAGAGAATTCACGCACTGCGATTGCCTTGTTACCGCCTCATGGTTTTTGCTTCGACTGTTCCGAAAGTGAATTAGACATCTTCATGAGGGAATCGACAATCTTTTCGCTAGCCTTTTCTTCGACATAGTTGGTCCCGAGCCAGGTTTCGTAACCACCGAGCCGATGCTGCGGCGGCGTCGGCAAGTATCCAAACGAGCCATTGGCCAGTTCAATCGTGAACGCCTCCTGAAAAGGACTGCGGTCTTTGATTTCGAGTCCGGTCTCGGCAAACGTTTCAAAAGGAATGGCCGTGATTCCAAGATCGCCGATCTTGAGTACTTGAAGCGGAACTTCGACGACATCGGGGGCATCTTTCAGGCGGCCAATGCGGTCGGCGTAGATCTTTTCGCGCCGATGTCCCGAAGAATCGTCGGCCGACTTCGCTTCGATTTCTTGAAAATGCTTCTGCATCTCTGGCGTTGGCTTACGTGCTTGCAGCGGCAGTATCGTCAGTTTCGCACCGAGAGTGATATCGTCGTGGAAGGTGATCTTCTGGTGCGCGGCCGCCACTTTGCTGGCAACTTTTTCGGCCACTTCCTGCATCTTTTCGTAGGGTGCGTAGCGGCGAGGGTTCTTCGCGGTGAAGTCGATGTTATTCACGTCGCCGCTGGTTCCATTGGAAAGAATGCCGACGAACGCAGGTTGCTGATCGGTAGCGTTCAACTTCTCGGCGATGAACTTTGCAAAGTATCCAAAGTAGTCTGCCGAAACATCACCACTGCGAACCCCGCCGACATAGTGCAACGAGTAATTCGCGAGCAGCGCAATCGGCTGGCCGTCGGTTGTTTGTACTGAAAGAAAGCAAACCTCCGGATCGACCGGACCGGCTGGACGATCGAGCGTGGCACTTCCGCGTGGAGGATTCATCCGCACGCGATCGACGCCACCAAACGGATTGGTCAGGTGCGCCGCGTCGTTCATAAACCAGCGACGATTGAAAACCTCGCTCGGCTCCTCGGTCGTCCCCCAACCGATCTTCGCTGGCTGAAGCTGATTGATGGCACGCTGAACACCATCGGCAATCCGCTGCACGAGAAACGCCTGATAGTCGGTTAGCTGGGTCTCTTGTATCACCTTCGATGCACCGCGGGCGGTTGTCGCGGAATGGGTATGCGTGGCGGCAAGCAGCTGATGCGATGCGGGAATGCCGGTCGCCGTTTCGATCTTGCGTTTGGCTTGATCGAACACCTCGACAGGGATGCCGACGTTGTCGCACAACACGATCGCCAACCGGGTATCGCCATCGTCCAGAACCAAACAGCGAGCGTGAAGTTCGTCGTGGATGTGGCGTGCGGGGATTGGCTTCCATCCACCGACAATCATTTGCCCCAGCGGCGGCGTAATGTTGCTGGTCGCAGCGCCGGCTTGAAAGACGTTTTCCGCGGCCAACGCTGAGCTAACGAACCAACACAAACAGAACGGCAAGATCCACAAACGAAGATGCGACATGACGTTGTCTAACTCCAGGGAAGGGGCGGGAGTCACCAGGCAGGAAGTAAGAGGCTCTGCCAATGTACCAAGGTAGAACGTGACATCAAACAACTTTTACTTGCCTGCCACGAAAAGGTGGAACGCAACTTGCAAAGATTTCGCTGCGAGCCAGCAAGACGATCGCGTGATCGCAGTTACGTTGCCGGCGAATTCCCCCAGGAGTGAATCCCGATGAACTCGTTCTTCAAGACGCAAATACTCGTATCGCTTACGCTTTTAAGCGTGGGATTGCCATCCTTTTTGTATGGCCAACAACCGCCACCGCCCAGACCGACGCCGCCTCCTCAGCCGTCGGCCGAACGCAGCAGTGGTCAAAACTTTATCGCGCTGAGCCGCGGTCCGGTTCATGAAGCGTTCGCCCAGCCAAATCGCACGAGTCGCAGCGCTGCCATTGTGGTCGACCAACAACCGCCGGCACCGATCGACGAACTGCCACCACGGCAGGTGCCACAGATGGAAGAGATCCAATGGATTCCTGGCTATTGGGGTTGGGATCCGGCCGAATATGAATTCGTTTGGGTGAGCGGCGTCTGGCGTCGTCCACCGCAAGACATGGTTTGGCTTCCTGGCGATTGGGTTTCGCACGACGGTGGCTATGCTTGGATCAGCGGTGCGTGGGTGGAAGAAGGCAACTTGACGCTGATCACCAAAACGCCGCCCGAGCCTCGTCACGAAGAAGCCGGTCAGGCCCCTTCCGATCGACACTTCTGGGTGCCGGGAAGTTGGGTTTATCAATCGAACGACTATCGCTGGGAACCTGGCTTCTGGGCCGAAGGAGAACCGAACCAGGTTTGGATTCCGCAGCGCTACGTCTGGGTGCCGCGCGGTTACTTGCTGGTGAACGGCTACTGGGATTATCCGCTCGAACAACGCGGGATCTTGTTCAGCCCAGTCCGAATTGAAACGGCACAGCGTCAAGTTCGCTACACGCCAAGCGTAGTTGTCTCGGTCCGTACATTGCCGACGCACCTGTTCGTGTATAACGACTACGGCCATTATCACTTCGGCAACTACTACGACGTGCGTCCGAAACGCGGCCAGTTGACCGCTTGGGTCGGGCTACAGCGCAATTACTACGATCCGCTTTTCGTATTTTATTCGACGGTGCAGCGCGATCGCTTTGAATATTATCGAACACGTCACGATTACTTCATTCAAAACGCGAATGCTCGGCCCGCGGTGGTGTGGAACGATCGCCGACCGCGCAACAGCAACGCCGATGTGCAGCCTCTGTTGGCCGCTTCAGTCACCCAGTTGGTCAACGACGTCGACACGAGCGTGAAGATGCAGTTCCGCGAAGATGACTCACGTTGGCAACAGTTTTCTGACCGTCGGCAACGATATCAGCAGATCGAAAAGCAACGCCGCGAAGCGTTCAAAGATGGCAGCAATACGAATGCTTCGGCCGACGCTTCCGCGAATACGCCAGGCAACCGCTCGCTGAACTTCGGTCCACTGAGCGTGAATGTTGATCCGGAAAATCAGCCGCAAGCCAAGCAGTCCGATGCCCCGAAACCGGAAGGGCAAAAAGACCGTGGAACAGATCGCCCTGGCAACTCGCCCGATCGTCAACCACAAAAACCGGATCAACCCAACGTGACCGACCCTGCGTCTCCGCAGCCAGAGATGCCACGTCCTGAGACTCCCAAACCTGAGACTCCCAAACCTGAGACTCCCAAACCTGAGACTCCCAAACCTGAGACTCCCAAACCTGAGACTCCCAAACCTGAGACTCCCAAACCTGAGACTCCCAAACCTGAGACTCCCAAACCTGAGTCTCCCAAACCTGAGTCTCCCAAACCTGAGTCTCCCAAACCTGAGTCTCCCAAACCTGAGTCTCCCAAACCTGAGTCTCCCAAACCTGAGTCTCCCAAACCTGAGTCTCCCAAACCTGAGTCTCCCAAACCTGAGTCTCCCAAACCTGAGTCTCCCAAACCTGAGTCTCCAAAACCGGAAGCTCCAAAACCGGAAGCTCCAAAACCGGAAGCTCCAAAACCGGAAGCTCCCAAGCCTGATGCTCCGCGAGGGGCAGGGCAGGGGGACGCTGGGCCGCGAGATCCTCAGCGTGGGTCTAATGGCGAGCGAGGTAATCGGGGAGGTAGACCGGAACGTGGTAACCGTGGGAATTCTGGCCA is a window of Bremerella sp. TYQ1 DNA encoding:
- a CDS encoding neutral/alkaline non-lysosomal ceramidase N-terminal domain-containing protein; this encodes MSHLRLWILPFCLCWFVSSALAAENVFQAGAATSNITPPLGQMIVGGWKPIPARHIHDELHARCLVLDDGDTRLAIVLCDNVGIPVEVFDQAKRKIETATGIPASHQLLAATHTHSATTARGASKVIQETQLTDYQAFLVQRIADGVQRAINQLQPAKIGWGTTEEPSEVFNRRWFMNDAAHLTNPFGGVDRVRMNPPRGSATLDRPAGPVDPEVCFLSVQTTDGQPIALLANYSLHYVGGVRSGDVSADYFGYFAKFIAEKLNATDQQPAFVGILSNGTSGDVNNIDFTAKNPRRYAPYEKMQEVAEKVASKVAAAHQKITFHDDITLGAKLTILPLQARKPTPEMQKHFQEIEAKSADDSSGHRREKIYADRIGRLKDAPDVVEVPLQVLKIGDLGITAIPFETFAETGLEIKDRSPFQEAFTIELANGSFGYLPTPPQHRLGGYETWLGTNYVEEKASEKIVDSLMKMSNSLSEQSKQKP